TCATACGTTGAAAGTTCTGTGCATGAAATTGCAAAATATGCAAAAAAAGGAACTTTAGTAGTTCTTGAATCAACAACATACCCAGGTACTACAGAAGAAATTATCCGCAAAGCATTAGAAGACCAAGGATTTACAGTAGGAGAAGATATTTTCATCGCGTATTCTCCTGAGAGAATAGATCCAGGTAACAAGAGCTTTAATACAAAAAATACACCAAAAGTAGTTGGTGGTATTACGGAAAAATGTACGAATGTAGCAGCTGCGCTTTATAGCAGTGTACTAGATGGGGATGTGCATAAAGTTTCAAGTCCAGCTATTGCTGAAATGGAAAAGATTTTTGAAAACACATTCCGTCATATTAATATTGCACTTGCAAATGAGATGGCTATTCTTTGTGAAAAAATGGGAATTGATGTTTGGGAAGTTATTGATGCAGCAAAAACAAAACCATACGGCTTTATGGCGTTTTATCCAGGCCCAGGTTTAGGAGGACACTGTATTCCAATCGATCCATTCTATTTAACTTGGAAAGCTAGGGAATATAACTACCATACAAAACTAATCGAATTAGCTGGTGAAATTAATAACTCGATGCCAGATTATGTTATTACACGTACAATGCAAATATTAAACGATGAAGGTAAAGCACTTCGTAATGCGAATGTTCTTTTACTTGGAGTTGCTTATAAAAAAGACATCGATGATATGCGTGAATCTCCATCATTAAAATTAATCGAATTACTTATTAAACAAGGCGCTGATTTCAAATCAATCGATCCTCATATAGGACAATTTAGAGTAAATGGTGAAACTCTAGAAACTTCTGAGTTAACAGATGAGATGCTCGAGGCAGCTGATATTGTCATTTTAGCAACAGATCATAGTTCATTTGACTATGCTAATATCGCCAAAAAATCAAAAGTAATTTTTGATACGCGTAATGCATTCAAAGGAATCGAAACTCCAAATCGTTATATCAAGCTATAAGGGGGCTACGAAAATGAACTTTATACATGAAACTGCTGAATTAGGTGAAAATACGACAGTTGGTCATTTCTCAGTAATTGAAGAAGGCGCGAAAATTGGTAACAATGTTCGCGTCGGTAATCGTGTAACCATTCATGCAGATTCTATTATTGGTGATGGTACTACGATCGATGATGGTGCAGTAGTCGGTAAACAACCAAAGCCTGCAAAAACAAGTACAATGCAAATTACGAAAAAAATTCCTCCACTTCAGCTAGGAAAAGAATGTACAATTGGTGCAAATACGATTGTCTATAGAGGAGCAATAGTAGGAGAAAGTACATTAATTGCAGACCTGGCAACAGTTCGTGAAGATGTGGAAATTGGTTCTTTTGTGATCATTGGACGTAATGTGACGGTCGAAAACTTTGTCACAATTGGTGACCGTACGAAAATTCAATCGAACTCTTATATTACAGCTCATTCTACTTTAGAAGATCATGTCTTCATCGCACCTTGTGTGACAACGACAAATGATAACTTTATGGGTAGAACGGAAGCACGTT
The nucleotide sequence above comes from Psychrobacillus glaciei. Encoded proteins:
- a CDS encoding acyltransferase, with product MNFIHETAELGENTTVGHFSVIEEGAKIGNNVRVGNRVTIHADSIIGDGTTIDDGAVVGKQPKPAKTSTMQITKKIPPLQLGKECTIGANTIVYRGAIVGESTLIADLATVREDVEIGSFVIIGRNVTVENFVTIGDRTKIQSNSYITAHSTLEDHVFIAPCVTTTNDNFMGRTEARFDKIRGAIVKRGARVGGASIILPGITIAEETFVAAGAIVTKDTEEKTVIKGFPAKFLKNVPEEELL
- a CDS encoding nucleotide sugar dehydrogenase, with translation MSTYYEELLAKIENRTAVIGVVGLGYVGLPLSVEKAKAGYTVIGFDVQESKVEQVNEGINYIGDVVDHDLKDMVDSGHLRASSDYGSITAVDAVAICVPTPLDIYQQPDTSYVESSVHEIAKYAKKGTLVVLESTTYPGTTEEIIRKALEDQGFTVGEDIFIAYSPERIDPGNKSFNTKNTPKVVGGITEKCTNVAAALYSSVLDGDVHKVSSPAIAEMEKIFENTFRHINIALANEMAILCEKMGIDVWEVIDAAKTKPYGFMAFYPGPGLGGHCIPIDPFYLTWKAREYNYHTKLIELAGEINNSMPDYVITRTMQILNDEGKALRNANVLLLGVAYKKDIDDMRESPSLKLIELLIKQGADFKSIDPHIGQFRVNGETLETSELTDEMLEAADIVILATDHSSFDYANIAKKSKVIFDTRNAFKGIETPNRYIKL